TGCCTTTTTATTAAAACTTTTTCTAGGTTGATAAGGATTTGGTCTTATAAATTCAATAGGAATATATTTAATTTCTGTCTGTGCATTTTTCATTTCCCCATCCCTCTTCCGATGTTCGTTATAATAATACTTCTATAAATAACCTAACCTTCCTTCATTTTTCTAAAAAAATCGTTCGACATTTTCCCTTATTTTACAACGGCATTCTCTTAGGACTGCCTGCCATTCTCGGATATTTTTTTGGAGTTGGTTTAATCTTTTTAATTATTATCAAACTATGCTCTATATTACTATTAGGCAGAGTAATAAATTGTTTTTCCTCAATTCTTCCACCCAATGTTTCAATAGCATTAACTGCCTCATCTACTTCCTCATCTATACTAGAACCTTTCATAGCAATAAAATAGCCACCAATCTTAACAAAAGGTAGGCAATACTCACTTAAAATATTTAATGATGCTACTGCTCTTGAAATACTAATATCAAACTTTTCTCTATATACAGGATCTTTTCCAAAATCCTCCGCCCTACCGTGAAAAGTTTTAACATCCTTTAAATTTAATTGATTTATAACCTCATTTAAAAACTTTATCCTTTTATTTAAACTATCTAATAGTACTAATTTTATATCATTTTCTAGTATTTTTAAAGGGATTCCTGGAAATCCTCCTCCCGTACCTACATCAATAATCTTAATACTATCATCAAATAATTTAGTAGACAAAGGGGTTAAGCTATCTAAAAAATGTTTAATATCTATTTCTTCATCTCTAGTTATTGCTGTTATATTAATCTTTTCATTCCATTCTTTCAATAGTTTTTTATATATTATAAACTTCTCAATTTCATCATTACTTATAGATAAGTTTAACTCATCTACACCTTCTATTAAAGTATCAACATTATACATTTTTATCACCCCTTAATTATCTTTTTAATTTTTCTAAATGTATTAACAATACATTAATATCTGCTGGGGAAACCCCCGATATTCGTGATGCTTGACCTATAGAGTCTGGTTTAATATTATTTAATTTTTGCACTGCTTCAATTCTCATCCCTTTAACCTTACTGTAATCAAAATCAGTAGATAGTTTCTTTTCTTCTAACTTTTTAAACTGTTCTATTTGAGCCATTTGTTTTCTTATATATCCTTCATATTTTATATGAGTTTCTACTTGCAACTTTATTTCTCTTGGTAGACTTGGCCTGCTTTCATCTAAGACCTTAAGTAACTCATAATTTAGTTCTGGTCTTTTTATTAATTCATATAAACTAGATGTGGTTTTTAAACTAGATGTCTTCCATTTCTCAAGTAAATCATTTACTTCTGGTTTCGGTGTTATTTTTACTTCTCTAAGCCTACTAAGTTCCCCTTCAACTAATTCTTTTTTTACTAACATTTTTTTATATCTTTCTTCACTAACAAGACCTATTTTATAACCTTTTTCGGTCAGTCGTAAATCTGCATTATCTTGTCTTAAGGTTAACCTGTATTCTGCTCTTGAAGTCATCATTCTATAAGGTTCATTTGTACCTTTTGTCACTAAATCATCTATTAATACACCTATATAAGCCTCAGATCTGTCTAAAATAAATGGTTTTTCTCCTTTTATCTTTAATACTGCATTAATTCCCGCCATTAGTCCCTGTGCAGCAGCTTCTTCATAACCAGAGGATCCATTTATTTGTCCAGCATAATATAAATTTTCTATACTATTATGTTCAAGAGTAGTCTTAAGGATTGTTGGGTCTATACAATCATATTCTATTGCATGGGCAATTCTCATAAACTCTACTTTCTCAAGACCTATAATAGTACGATACATTTCCAATTGTACTTCTTCGGGAAGAGTACTACTTCCTCCTTGTACATACATTTCTTTTGTATCTAATCCTTCTGGTTCTATAAATATCTGATGTCTATCCTTATCAGCAAATCGCACTATTTTATCTTCTATTGAAGGACAATATCTTGGCCCAACTCCTTTAATATCACCAGAATACATTGATGCTCTGTGTAAATTATTTCTAATTATTTCATGGGTCTTTTCAGTTGTATAAGTCAAATGACAAGGTTTTTGTTCAAAGTTAAAATCCTTTCCTATATTTAAAAAAGAAAAGGGAATTACTTCTTCATCTCCTGGCTGTAATTCCATCTTAGAAAAATCTAAGCTATCTTTATGAACCCTAGCAGGAGTCCCAGTCTTAAATCGTCTTAATTTAATTCCTATTTTTTCTAAGGATTCGGATAATATATTAGCAGGAGATAATCCTTCAGGCCCACTAGAGTAGTTAACCTCACCTATAAATATTCTACCTCTTAAATAAGTTCCTGTAGCTAATATAATAGCCTTCCCATAAAATACAGCTCCTGTTCTAGTTATAACCCCTTTTACCTTACCATCTTCCACTACTAAATCTACAACTTCACCTTGACGTAAATTTAAATTTTCCTCATTTTCTAAAGTTTTTTTCATTTCCTTATGATATTTCTTCTTATCAGCTTGAACTCTTAAAGAATGAACTGCAGGTCCTTTAGAGGTATTTAACATTCTACTTTGGATAAAAGACTTATCGATATTTAAAGCCATCTCCCCACCTAAAGCATCTATTTCCCTTACTAAATGTCCTTTTCCAGTACCCCCAATATTAGGGTTACATGGCATAGCTGCAACAGATTCAAGACTTATTGCAAGCATTAAAGTTTTCATTCCCATTCTTGCACTGGCCAAACCTGCTTCACAACCTGCATGTCCTGTTCCCACAACTATTACATCATATTTTCCTGCGACAAATTTTTGCATTTCTTTCACCATCCACCACCTTCCTCATATTTTATTTTCCAATGCAAAATTCAGAAAATATTTTATCTAATACATCTTCTGAAACTGTAGAACCTGATATTTCTCCTAAGTTCTCCCAACAACTTCTTAAATCTACTTCTATACAGTCTAAAGGTAAATTACTATTTATTCCTACTATAGAATCCTCTATATTAGTTTTAGCTTTTACAAGTTGATTTTTATGTCTAACATTGGAAACTATAGTATCATCTTTAAGTTCTACTTCACCAGAATAAAATATATTTTTAATAGCCTTTTCTACTTCCCCTATTCCTTCATCCTTAGTAATAGAGGTATTAATAATAATTTTCTCAGATACAAATTGTTCTAAATCTTCTTTAGTGTATTTTGGAGGTAAATCAGTTTTGTTTAATAAGATTATAGCATTTTTATCCTTAACAATCTCTAATATATCATAATCTTCCTTAGAAAGTTCTACAGAACTATCAAAGATTGCAATAATTAAATCTGCCCTTTCAACTTCTTTCTTGGCTCTATCTACACCCATTTTTTCTACTAAATCTTCAGTATATCTAATTCCAGCAGTATCAATAAGCTTTAATGGAATTCCATCAATATTAGCATATTCTTCAATAATATCTCTAGTGGTTCCTGGAATATCAGTAACTATTGCCCTATTCTCTCTCAGTATAGAGTTTAAAAAAGAAGATTTTCCTACATTAGGTTTTCCAAGAATAACAGTATTTAATCCTTCCCTTAATATTTTACCTTTATCAGCCGTACTTATCAATTGTTCAATATCTCCTAATACAATATTAGCCTTTTCATCTAATTCTTCATAAGTTACTTCCTCAATATCCTCATCAGAAAAATCAATTGAAACCTCTACATGGGCTATCATATCCAACAAAACATTTTGGATATCTTGTATTTTAGAAGACAATCCACCTTCTAATTGATTTAAAGACAATTCATAGCTTTTATTTGTTTTTGCTTTAATGATATCTATAACTGCTTCTGCTTGAGACAGATCTAGTCTACCATTTAAAAATGCCCTTTTAGTAAACTCTCCAGCATCAGCTAACCTAGCATCATTGTTTAGAATTATTTCTAGTATATTAGTAACCGAAATAATTCCACCATGACAATATATTTCAACTATATCTTCCCTTGTATAAGTATGAGGGGCCTCCATATATACCATTAACACTTCATCTACTATTTTGCTATCTTCTGGCCTTATAATATAGCCATAGTTTAATTTTCTATTTTCTATATTTTCAATTTTTTTATTATTTTTTCTCTTAAATATTTTTTTTACTATCTCTGAGGACTTTGGCCCACTCATTCTAACTATTCCAATTCCAGCTTCTCCTACTGCAGAAGATATAGCAGCAATTGTATCACTCATTACTTATCACCCCTTCTAGATAAGACAAACCCAGTTTTCACTGGGTTTAGATTATCTTAATTCTATGACAATTTTCCTATAAGGCTCTTTTCCTTCACTATAAGTTTTAATATTTTCTTCGTCCTGAAGGGCAGAATGAATAATCCTTCTTTCATAAGGGTTCATAGGCTCTAATTTAACAGGCCTATTACTACTTTTAGCTTTACGTGCCATTTTGTTTGCTAATCTTATTAAGGTTTCTTCTCTTCTTTCCCTATATCCTTTAACATCAACTATAGTTTTTATATAATTTTCCCTATCTTTATTTACAACTAAACTTAAAAGATATTGGATAGCATCTATAGTATTCCCTCTTCTTCCTATTACTATTCCTGTATCTGATGAAACTATATCCGTTATTTCTACATGCAATATAGAGCCTTCTTTTTTTACCATGCTAGTGCCTTCAATATCCATCTTATTTAAAAGTTCATCTATAAAGCTTTTTGCTATTTTCACTGGGTCATTAACAACTGTTATTTTTACCTTTGCTTCTTTAGTCCCAATAAATCCAAAAATTCCTTTACTTGGCTCTTCTAAAATTTCAGTAGTAACGTCGTCCTTATCTGCACCAAGCTCCCTCAATCCTTCTCTAATAGCTTCTTCTACAGTTTTAGCAGTTTTTACTACAGACCTCATATTAATCTAAATCCTCCTTAATCTTGCCCAAAGACCTATTAGTAATCAACGATTGGACTATCTGGAATGTATTTCCGATTACCCAATATAAAGCTAATCCTGCTGGAAAACTTCTTGCCGCCCAAAATATCATAAAAGGTAACATAATATTCATAGTTCTTTGGGTGCTTCCCGCTTTTGGATCGGTAGCAGTTTCTGCAGTCATTAATTTACTTTGTAAAAACGTTGTAACTCCAGCTAATAATGGTAACCCCCATAAATATGGGTCTGGCTGTTCTAAATTTTTAATCCAGAGAAAAGTTTTACTTATGGCTGCATAAGCTGCTTCACTTTTAAAAACGTATTCAATTGGCTCTCTCATTACACGAAAAAAACCGAAAAGTATAGGTAATTGAACAAGCATTATTAAACATGAACCGAAAGGGTTCATATTATTTTCTTTATAAAGTTCCATTGTCTTAGCTTGTTGTGTTTGCGGATCATTTTTATATTTTTCCTGTATTTCTTTTAACTTAGGTTGGATCTCTTGCATTTTTCTTGTAGACTTACTTTGTGCTAAACCTAATGGCAATAATATAAGTTTAAATATTATAGTAGTAAGAATTATTGCTATAGCATAAAACGAAATAATTTCTGGCTCTACACCACCACCAGCCTTAGATATCATATCGAATACAAATTTCAGTAGAGCCCCTAATGGTTTGGCAAATAACTTTGACATAATTAACCCCCTATCATTCAAGTGGATCATATCCTCCAGGATTAAATGGATTACATCGGACTATTCTTTTTACTGTTAGGTAACTTCCTTTAAAAAAACCATACTTACTATAAGCTTCTATAGAGTACTGGGAGCAAGTTGGATAAAATCGACAATGTCTTCCTACAAGAATATATTTTGAAATATACTTTTGATAAAATTTTATTAAAAGTATAACTATTTTCGACATTCAACTCACCTAGTCCTTAGTAGATGACTTCTTTTTAGCAATCCAAGCATTGCATCTTCAATCTCTTCATAAGTAGCACCTTTTGTTCTTATTTTTGGAATGAAAATTAAGTCATATCCTCCTACTACCCTATTACTATTCAATCTGTAAATTTCTTTCATCTGTCTCCGAATTCTATTTCTTTCTACACTATTTCCATATTTTTTCGTTAAAGAAAAGCCCACCCTTGTATAATTTTGTCCATTTTTCATAGTATATAAAACTACATATTTATTCCAGTAATTTTTACCTCTTTTATAGATTTTTTGAAATTCACTGTTTTTTCTAAGTCTATATCTTTTATCCATGGGAATACTCCTTAGTATTACTATAAAAAGGCCACTTCTGCGGCCTTATGCTGATAATTTCTTTCTGCCTTTCCTTCTTCTTCTCTTAATAACTTCTCTTCCGGACTTAGTTTTCATTCTACTTCTAAACCCATGATTTTTACTTCTTTTTCTTTTTTTTGGTTGATAAGTTCTTTTCATTACTTGTACACCTCCTTAAAAATTCAAACAATAGATATCTATTATAATTATAGTTTTCCCAAAGAAAACATAAATACTACTATTGATTATAATTGTAGCAACTATTTATGTCAAGAATTTTAAACTAATGCTATCCACAGTAAAATTAATCACAAATTTTAATATTGTGGATAAAACTGTTGATAATTGTGTTAGATTTTGATAATATAAAATAGGGTGTGGATATTTACATAAAAAACTATCCTTCTATTAGGTTATACACAAAGTGTGGATATCTTGTGCATAACTATTGATTCCAGTTTTTAAAATATAGTAACACCCTCTTAACTTCAAGGTTATTATCCACATTTAATATATCATAATAATTGTGGGTAATATTATTTTTATTCGTTTTTCCTCAATTATTAACAAAATGTCAATATAATATCCACAAAATCCAATTTATTTATTATAAAAATATTTTTATGCTTTTTAAATTATTCTGTGGATAATTATGTTGATAATTAGCTTTTACGTTATAAACTTTTTTATTATGGTTATAATTTCTAACTAAATAGGAGGATTAAAATATGGTTTCTAACTTAGAAGATATTTGGAATAATACATTAAAATTAATAAAAGTTGAACTTACAGAAGTAAGTTTTAATACATGGTTAAAACCCATTGAACCATTATCTATGGAAAATGATGACATATTGCTTGCAGTTCCAAATGATTTTACTAAAAGCATTTTAGAAGGCAGGTATCTAAATCTAATAAAAAACGCTATAAAGCAAGCAACTAATAAAAATTACGATATTAGTTTTACTATACCCGGCGAAAATTCAATAGCTACTAATAATATTGATAATAAACAACAACAAAACGTTGAAAATTCAGATATGAAGCAAAGATCTCAACTAAACCCAAAATATACATTTGATACTTTTGTTATTGGAAACAGTAATCGTTTTGCTCACGCAGCATCTTTAGCTGTTGCAGAAGCCCCTGCACAAGCTTACAATCCCTTATTTATATATGGAGGTGTAGGGTTAGGAAAAACTCATTTAATGCATGCAATAGCTCATTATGTTCTAAATCAAAATATTAAATCAAAGGTTGTTTATGTTTCTTCTGAGAAATTTACAAATGAACTAATTAACTCAATAAGAGATGACAGAAATGATGAATTTAGAAACAAATATAGAAATATTGACGTCCTATTAATAGATGATATTCAGTTTATAGCTGGTAAAGAAAGGACTCAGGAAGAGTTTTTTCACACATTTAATTCATTACATGAAGCAAATAAACAAATTATTATATCTAGTGATAGACCCCCTAAAGAAATTCCTACTTTAGAAGATAGATTAAGATCCAGATTTGAATGGGGGCTTTTAGCTGATATACAAGCTCCAGATTTAGAAACAAGAATTGCTATTCTTAGAAAAAAAGCAAGTGTGGAAAATATAAGCGTTCCCAATGATGTGATGCACTATATAGCAACTAAAATACAATCTAATATTAGAGAACTGGAAGGTGCTCTCATTCGCATAGTAGCCTATTCTTCTTTGACTAATAAAGAAGTAACGGTAGAACTAGCTGAAGAAGCATTAAAAGATATTATTGCCAATAACAAACCTAAAGAAATTACTGTAGATCTTATTAAAAAAATAATTACTGAGCATTATGATATTAAATTAGAAGATTTCAATTCAAAAAAAAGGACAAGGGCTATAGCCTTTCCGAGACAAATTGCTATGTATTTAACTAGAGAATTAACAGATTTATCTTTACCTAAGATAGGAGATGAATTTGGAGGTAGAGATCACACTACCGTTATACATGCATGTGATAAAATATCTAAAGAAATGGAAGAAAGTGAAGATTTTAGTGGTAAAATTGAATCTGTAATAAAAGAAATTAAAGGGGAATAATCAACAAAAATCTGTTAATAAGGCTGTTAATAAACTGTTGACATTTTAAAGAATGTCAGTTCTGTTGATTAGTGTGGATAAAAATGATAGTTATTATTTTATTATACACAAGTTATTAAATCCAATAACTTTACAAATTCAGCTACTAGATAGGGTTATCCACATATAAACACCCCCTATTACTATTACTACTATATATATCCTTCTATCTTTCTATATAGCAAAATTAAGGAGGTCATTTTCAATTGAGAATACAAGTAGAACAAAGAGATTTATCAAAAGGAACAAATATAGTACAAAAGGGAATTTCTTCAAAAACAACTTTACCAATATTAGATGGTATATTAATTGAGACGAAAAATGATAAAATTAAATTAACAGGTACTGATTTAGACATAGGAATAGAAACTTATGTAAAAGCAGATATATTGGAGGAAGGTTCTATTGTAGTAAATTCCAAAATTTTTAGGGACATTGTTAGGATGTTACCTAATGCTCCTATTGATATAAAAGTAGTAGATAATAATATTAATATAGTTTGTGAAAATACTGAATTTAATTTAGTAGGTAATCCAGCTAATGAATTTCCAGAGTTACCTACGTTAATAGATAAGCTTAGTTTTAATATACCCAGAGATTTATTTAAAGAATCTATAAGACAAACAGTTTTTGCAACTACTCAAGATGAAACTAGACCTATTTTAACTGGAGTACTTCTGGAAATTGTAAAAGGTCAAGTTTCTTTTGTAGCTTTAGATGGTTATAGATTAGCTTTAAGAAACATAAATATTGAATCATCAGAGGATGTAAAAATAGTTATTCCAAGTAGAACCTTAAACGAGTTAACTAAAATTCTTGAAGATGATGAAGAAGATTTAAAAATTACATTAGCTCCTG
The sequence above is a segment of the Tissierellales bacterium genome. Coding sequences within it:
- the rsmG gene encoding 16S rRNA (guanine(527)-N(7))-methyltransferase RsmG, whose amino-acid sequence is MYNVDTLIEGVDELNLSISNDEIEKFIIYKKLLKEWNEKINITAITRDEEIDIKHFLDSLTPLSTKLFDDSIKIIDVGTGGGFPGIPLKILENDIKLVLLDSLNKRIKFLNEVINQLNLKDVKTFHGRAEDFGKDPVYREKFDISISRAVASLNILSEYCLPFVKIGGYFIAMKGSSIDEEVDEAVNAIETLGGRIEEKQFITLPNSNIEHSLIIIKKIKPTPKKYPRMAGSPKRMPL
- the mnmG gene encoding tRNA uridine-5-carboxymethylaminomethyl(34) synthesis enzyme MnmG, whose translation is MVKEMQKFVAGKYDVIVVGTGHAGCEAGLASARMGMKTLMLAISLESVAAMPCNPNIGGTGKGHLVREIDALGGEMALNIDKSFIQSRMLNTSKGPAVHSLRVQADKKKYHKEMKKTLENEENLNLRQGEVVDLVVEDGKVKGVITRTGAVFYGKAIILATGTYLRGRIFIGEVNYSSGPEGLSPANILSESLEKIGIKLRRFKTGTPARVHKDSLDFSKMELQPGDEEVIPFSFLNIGKDFNFEQKPCHLTYTTEKTHEIIRNNLHRASMYSGDIKGVGPRYCPSIEDKIVRFADKDRHQIFIEPEGLDTKEMYVQGGSSTLPEEVQLEMYRTIIGLEKVEFMRIAHAIEYDCIDPTILKTTLEHNSIENLYYAGQINGSSGYEEAAAQGLMAGINAVLKIKGEKPFILDRSEAYIGVLIDDLVTKGTNEPYRMMTSRAEYRLTLRQDNADLRLTEKGYKIGLVSEERYKKMLVKKELVEGELSRLREVKITPKPEVNDLLEKWKTSSLKTTSSLYELIKRPELNYELLKVLDESRPSLPREIKLQVETHIKYEGYIRKQMAQIEQFKKLEEKKLSTDFDYSKVKGMRIEAVQKLNNIKPDSIGQASRISGVSPADINVLLIHLEKLKR
- the mnmE gene encoding tRNA uridine-5-carboxymethylaminomethyl(34) synthesis GTPase MnmE, producing the protein MSDTIAAISSAVGEAGIGIVRMSGPKSSEIVKKIFKRKNNKKIENIENRKLNYGYIIRPEDSKIVDEVLMVYMEAPHTYTREDIVEIYCHGGIISVTNILEIILNNDARLADAGEFTKRAFLNGRLDLSQAEAVIDIIKAKTNKSYELSLNQLEGGLSSKIQDIQNVLLDMIAHVEVSIDFSDEDIEEVTYEELDEKANIVLGDIEQLISTADKGKILREGLNTVILGKPNVGKSSFLNSILRENRAIVTDIPGTTRDIIEEYANIDGIPLKLIDTAGIRYTEDLVEKMGVDRAKKEVERADLIIAIFDSSVELSKEDYDILEIVKDKNAIILLNKTDLPPKYTKEDLEQFVSEKIIINTSITKDEGIGEVEKAIKNIFYSGEVELKDDTIVSNVRHKNQLVKAKTNIEDSIVGINSNLPLDCIEVDLRSCWENLGEISGSTVSEDVLDKIFSEFCIGK
- the jag gene encoding RNA-binding cell elongation regulator Jag/EloR → MRSVVKTAKTVEEAIREGLRELGADKDDVTTEILEEPSKGIFGFIGTKEAKVKITVVNDPVKIAKSFIDELLNKMDIEGTSMVKKEGSILHVEITDIVSSDTGIVIGRRGNTIDAIQYLLSLVVNKDRENYIKTIVDVKGYRERREETLIRLANKMARKAKSSNRPVKLEPMNPYERRIIHSALQDEENIKTYSEGKEPYRKIVIELR
- a CDS encoding YidC/Oxa1 family membrane protein insertase, which codes for MSKLFAKPLGALLKFVFDMISKAGGGVEPEIISFYAIAIILTTIIFKLILLPLGLAQSKSTRKMQEIQPKLKEIQEKYKNDPQTQQAKTMELYKENNMNPFGSCLIMLVQLPILFGFFRVMREPIEYVFKSEAAYAAISKTFLWIKNLEQPDPYLWGLPLLAGVTTFLQSKLMTAETATDPKAGSTQRTMNIMLPFMIFWAARSFPAGLALYWVIGNTFQIVQSLITNRSLGKIKEDLD
- the yidD gene encoding membrane protein insertion efficiency factor YidD; this translates as MSKIVILLIKFYQKYISKYILVGRHCRFYPTCSQYSIEAYSKYGFFKGSYLTVKRIVRCNPFNPGGYDPLE
- the rnpA gene encoding ribonuclease P protein component; amino-acid sequence: MDKRYRLRKNSEFQKIYKRGKNYWNKYVVLYTMKNGQNYTRVGFSLTKKYGNSVERNRIRRQMKEIYRLNSNRVVGGYDLIFIPKIRTKGATYEEIEDAMLGLLKRSHLLRTR
- the rpmH gene encoding 50S ribosomal protein L34, whose protein sequence is MKRTYQPKKRKRSKNHGFRSRMKTKSGREVIKRRRRKGRKKLSA
- the dnaA gene encoding chromosomal replication initiator protein DnaA, whose product is MVSNLEDIWNNTLKLIKVELTEVSFNTWLKPIEPLSMENDDILLAVPNDFTKSILEGRYLNLIKNAIKQATNKNYDISFTIPGENSIATNNIDNKQQQNVENSDMKQRSQLNPKYTFDTFVIGNSNRFAHAASLAVAEAPAQAYNPLFIYGGVGLGKTHLMHAIAHYVLNQNIKSKVVYVSSEKFTNELINSIRDDRNDEFRNKYRNIDVLLIDDIQFIAGKERTQEEFFHTFNSLHEANKQIIISSDRPPKEIPTLEDRLRSRFEWGLLADIQAPDLETRIAILRKKASVENISVPNDVMHYIATKIQSNIRELEGALIRIVAYSSLTNKEVTVELAEEALKDIIANNKPKEITVDLIKKIITEHYDIKLEDFNSKKRTRAIAFPRQIAMYLTRELTDLSLPKIGDEFGGRDHTTVIHACDKISKEMEESEDFSGKIESVIKEIKGE
- the dnaN gene encoding DNA polymerase III subunit beta, with protein sequence MRIQVEQRDLSKGTNIVQKGISSKTTLPILDGILIETKNDKIKLTGTDLDIGIETYVKADILEEGSIVVNSKIFRDIVRMLPNAPIDIKVVDNNINIVCENTEFNLVGNPANEFPELPTLIDKLSFNIPRDLFKESIRQTVFATTQDETRPILTGVLLEIVKGQVSFVALDGYRLALRNINIESSEDVKIVIPSRTLNELTKILEDDEEDLKITLAPGHIIFDIGETLVFSRLLEGQFLNYRDIIRNDHKTKLIVDKKLLQDSLGRASLLAREEKANLVKLNISNDKIVIKSNSEIGNVYEELLVDLEGEDLNIAFNSRYILDGIKVIDSEELELYFMGSLNPCIIKPAGVDNYTYLVLPVRLAQEDY